From the Kogia breviceps isolate mKogBre1 chromosome 3, mKogBre1 haplotype 1, whole genome shotgun sequence genome, one window contains:
- the TTC5 gene encoding tetratricopeptide repeat protein 5 isoform X1, with the protein MMAEEEEEVKEILPKLQELVDQLYSFRECYFETHGVEDAGRKQQDVREEMEKTLQQMEEVVGSVQGKAQVLMLTGKALNVTPDYSPKAEELLSKAVKLEPKLVEAWNQLGEVYWKKGDVAAAHTCFSGALTHCENKVSLQNLSMVLRQLRTDSGDEHSRHVMDSVRQAKLAVQMDILDGRSWYILGNAYLSLYFSTGQNPKISQQALSAYAQAEKVDRTASSNPDLHLNRATLHKYEENYGEALEGFSRAAALDPAWPEPQQREQQLLDFLNRLTSLLESKGKVKTRKLQSMLGSLRPAHLGPCGDGRYQSASGQKVTLERKPLSALQPGVNSGAVVLGKVVFSLTMEEKVPFTFGLVDSDGPCCAVMVYNMVQSWGVLIGDSVAIPEPNLRLHRIQHKGKDYSFSSVRVETPLLLVVNGKPQGSSSQAAATVASRPQCE; encoded by the exons GAACTGGTGGATCAGCTCTATTCATTTCGAGAGTGCTATTTCGAGACACACGGTGTTGAGGATGCTGGGAGGAAGCAACAGGATGTGcgggaggagatggagaagacCCTGCAGCAGATGGAGGAAGTAGTGG GTTCTGTTCAGGGCAAGGCACAGGTTCTGATGCTAACTGGGAAGGCACTGAATGTGACTCCTGACTATAGCCCTAAGGCTGAGGAGCTTCTGTCAAAGGCTGTGAAGCTGGAGCCCAAGCTGGTGGAAGCCTGGAACCAGCTGGGTGAGGTGTACTGGAAAAAAGGGGATGTTGCAGCTGCCCACACCTGCTTCTCAGGAGCTCTCACCCAT TGCGAGAACAAAGTCTCCCTTCAAAACCTGTCAATGGTGCTTCGCCAACTGCGGACTGACTCTGGAGATGAACATTCTCGCCATGTCATGGACAGTGTCCGACAGGCTAAGTTGGCTGTGCAGATGGACATCCTTGATGGCCGCTCTTGGT atattctgGGGAATGCGTACCTTTCTCTTTACTTCAGTACTGGCCAGAACCCTAAGATCTCCCAGCAAGCCCTCAGTGCCTATGCCCAAGCA GAGAAGGTTGACAGGACAGCTTCCAGCAATCCTGATCTTCATCTGAACAGGGcaacg TTACACAAATATGAAGAGAATTATGGGGAGGCCCTGGAAGGCTTTTCTCGGGCTGCAGCACTGGACCCTGCCTGGCCAGAGCCCCAGCAGCGAGAGCAGCAACTCCTGGATTTCCTGAATAGATTAACCAGCCTCCTTGAGAGCAAG GGAAAGGTGAAGACCAGAAAGTTACAGAGCATGCTGGGAAGCTTGCGCCCAGCCCATCTAGGCCCTTGTGGTGATGGGCGCTATCAGTCAGCCTCTGGGCAGAAGGTGACCCTGGAGCGCAAGCCCCTGAGTGCTCTGCAGCCTGGTGTAAATAGTGGAGCTGTGGTCCTGGGAAAGGTGGTGTTCAGCCTTACTATGGAGGAGAAAGTCCCCTT TACATTTGGCCTGGTAGATTCAGATGGACCTTGCTGTGCAGTGATGGTATATAATATGGTGCAGAGCTGGGGAGTGCTCATTGGGGACTCTGTAGCCATCCCTGAGCCTAACCTTCGGCTTCACCGAATTCAGCACAAGGGAAAG GACTATTCCTTTTCCAGTGTTCGTGTGGAGACGCCCCTCCTGCTGGTGGTGAATGGGAAGCCTCAGGGCTCCAGCAGCCAGGCTGCTGCCACAGTGGCATCGAGACCACAGTGTGAATGA
- the TTC5 gene encoding tetratricopeptide repeat protein 5 isoform X2, with product MEKTLQQMEEVVGSVQGKAQVLMLTGKALNVTPDYSPKAEELLSKAVKLEPKLVEAWNQLGEVYWKKGDVAAAHTCFSGALTHCENKVSLQNLSMVLRQLRTDSGDEHSRHVMDSVRQAKLAVQMDILDGRSWYILGNAYLSLYFSTGQNPKISQQALSAYAQAEKVDRTASSNPDLHLNRATLHKYEENYGEALEGFSRAAALDPAWPEPQQREQQLLDFLNRLTSLLESKGKVKTRKLQSMLGSLRPAHLGPCGDGRYQSASGQKVTLERKPLSALQPGVNSGAVVLGKVVFSLTMEEKVPFTFGLVDSDGPCCAVMVYNMVQSWGVLIGDSVAIPEPNLRLHRIQHKGKDYSFSSVRVETPLLLVVNGKPQGSSSQAAATVASRPQCE from the exons atggagaagacCCTGCAGCAGATGGAGGAAGTAGTGG GTTCTGTTCAGGGCAAGGCACAGGTTCTGATGCTAACTGGGAAGGCACTGAATGTGACTCCTGACTATAGCCCTAAGGCTGAGGAGCTTCTGTCAAAGGCTGTGAAGCTGGAGCCCAAGCTGGTGGAAGCCTGGAACCAGCTGGGTGAGGTGTACTGGAAAAAAGGGGATGTTGCAGCTGCCCACACCTGCTTCTCAGGAGCTCTCACCCAT TGCGAGAACAAAGTCTCCCTTCAAAACCTGTCAATGGTGCTTCGCCAACTGCGGACTGACTCTGGAGATGAACATTCTCGCCATGTCATGGACAGTGTCCGACAGGCTAAGTTGGCTGTGCAGATGGACATCCTTGATGGCCGCTCTTGGT atattctgGGGAATGCGTACCTTTCTCTTTACTTCAGTACTGGCCAGAACCCTAAGATCTCCCAGCAAGCCCTCAGTGCCTATGCCCAAGCA GAGAAGGTTGACAGGACAGCTTCCAGCAATCCTGATCTTCATCTGAACAGGGcaacg TTACACAAATATGAAGAGAATTATGGGGAGGCCCTGGAAGGCTTTTCTCGGGCTGCAGCACTGGACCCTGCCTGGCCAGAGCCCCAGCAGCGAGAGCAGCAACTCCTGGATTTCCTGAATAGATTAACCAGCCTCCTTGAGAGCAAG GGAAAGGTGAAGACCAGAAAGTTACAGAGCATGCTGGGAAGCTTGCGCCCAGCCCATCTAGGCCCTTGTGGTGATGGGCGCTATCAGTCAGCCTCTGGGCAGAAGGTGACCCTGGAGCGCAAGCCCCTGAGTGCTCTGCAGCCTGGTGTAAATAGTGGAGCTGTGGTCCTGGGAAAGGTGGTGTTCAGCCTTACTATGGAGGAGAAAGTCCCCTT TACATTTGGCCTGGTAGATTCAGATGGACCTTGCTGTGCAGTGATGGTATATAATATGGTGCAGAGCTGGGGAGTGCTCATTGGGGACTCTGTAGCCATCCCTGAGCCTAACCTTCGGCTTCACCGAATTCAGCACAAGGGAAAG GACTATTCCTTTTCCAGTGTTCGTGTGGAGACGCCCCTCCTGCTGGTGGTGAATGGGAAGCCTCAGGGCTCCAGCAGCCAGGCTGCTGCCACAGTGGCATCGAGACCACAGTGTGAATGA
- the TTC5 gene encoding tetratricopeptide repeat protein 5 isoform X4, which translates to MMAEEEEEVKEILPKLQELVDQLYSFRECYFETHGVEDAGRKQQDVREEMEKTLQQMEEVVGSVQGKAQVLMLTGKALNVTPDYSPKAEELLSKAVKLEPKLVEAWNQLGEVYWKKGDVAAAHTCFSGALTHCENKVSLQNLSMVLRQLRTDSGDEHSRHVMDSVRQAKLAVQMDILDGRSWYILGNAYLSLYFSTGQNPKISQQALSAYAQAEKVDRTASSNPDLHLNRATLHKYEENYGEALEGFSRAAALDPAWPEPQQREQQLLDFLNRLTSLLESKGKVKTRKLQSMLGSLRPAHLGPCGDGRYQSASGQKVTLERKPLSALQPGVNSGAVVLGKVVFSLTMEEKVPLTIPFPVFVWRRPSCWW; encoded by the exons GAACTGGTGGATCAGCTCTATTCATTTCGAGAGTGCTATTTCGAGACACACGGTGTTGAGGATGCTGGGAGGAAGCAACAGGATGTGcgggaggagatggagaagacCCTGCAGCAGATGGAGGAAGTAGTGG GTTCTGTTCAGGGCAAGGCACAGGTTCTGATGCTAACTGGGAAGGCACTGAATGTGACTCCTGACTATAGCCCTAAGGCTGAGGAGCTTCTGTCAAAGGCTGTGAAGCTGGAGCCCAAGCTGGTGGAAGCCTGGAACCAGCTGGGTGAGGTGTACTGGAAAAAAGGGGATGTTGCAGCTGCCCACACCTGCTTCTCAGGAGCTCTCACCCAT TGCGAGAACAAAGTCTCCCTTCAAAACCTGTCAATGGTGCTTCGCCAACTGCGGACTGACTCTGGAGATGAACATTCTCGCCATGTCATGGACAGTGTCCGACAGGCTAAGTTGGCTGTGCAGATGGACATCCTTGATGGCCGCTCTTGGT atattctgGGGAATGCGTACCTTTCTCTTTACTTCAGTACTGGCCAGAACCCTAAGATCTCCCAGCAAGCCCTCAGTGCCTATGCCCAAGCA GAGAAGGTTGACAGGACAGCTTCCAGCAATCCTGATCTTCATCTGAACAGGGcaacg TTACACAAATATGAAGAGAATTATGGGGAGGCCCTGGAAGGCTTTTCTCGGGCTGCAGCACTGGACCCTGCCTGGCCAGAGCCCCAGCAGCGAGAGCAGCAACTCCTGGATTTCCTGAATAGATTAACCAGCCTCCTTGAGAGCAAG GGAAAGGTGAAGACCAGAAAGTTACAGAGCATGCTGGGAAGCTTGCGCCCAGCCCATCTAGGCCCTTGTGGTGATGGGCGCTATCAGTCAGCCTCTGGGCAGAAGGTGACCCTGGAGCGCAAGCCCCTGAGTGCTCTGCAGCCTGGTGTAAATAGTGGAGCTGTGGTCCTGGGAAAGGTGGTGTTCAGCCTTACTATGGAGGAGAAAGTCCCCTT GACTATTCCTTTTCCAGTGTTCGTGTGGAGACGCCCCTCCTGCTGGTGGTGA
- the TTC5 gene encoding tetratricopeptide repeat protein 5 isoform X3 — protein sequence MMAEEEEEVKEILPKLQELVDQLYSFRECYFETHGVEDAGRKQQDVREEMEKTLQQMEEVVGSVQGKAQVLMLTGKALNVTPDYSPKAEELLSKAVKLEPKLVEAWNQLGEVYWKKGDVAAAHTCFSGALTHCENKVSLQNLSMVLRQLRTDSGDEHSRHVMDSVRQAKLAVQMDILDGRSWYILGNAYLSLYFSTGQNPKISQQALSAYAQAEKVDRTASSNPDLHLNRATGKVKTRKLQSMLGSLRPAHLGPCGDGRYQSASGQKVTLERKPLSALQPGVNSGAVVLGKVVFSLTMEEKVPFTFGLVDSDGPCCAVMVYNMVQSWGVLIGDSVAIPEPNLRLHRIQHKGKDYSFSSVRVETPLLLVVNGKPQGSSSQAAATVASRPQCE from the exons GAACTGGTGGATCAGCTCTATTCATTTCGAGAGTGCTATTTCGAGACACACGGTGTTGAGGATGCTGGGAGGAAGCAACAGGATGTGcgggaggagatggagaagacCCTGCAGCAGATGGAGGAAGTAGTGG GTTCTGTTCAGGGCAAGGCACAGGTTCTGATGCTAACTGGGAAGGCACTGAATGTGACTCCTGACTATAGCCCTAAGGCTGAGGAGCTTCTGTCAAAGGCTGTGAAGCTGGAGCCCAAGCTGGTGGAAGCCTGGAACCAGCTGGGTGAGGTGTACTGGAAAAAAGGGGATGTTGCAGCTGCCCACACCTGCTTCTCAGGAGCTCTCACCCAT TGCGAGAACAAAGTCTCCCTTCAAAACCTGTCAATGGTGCTTCGCCAACTGCGGACTGACTCTGGAGATGAACATTCTCGCCATGTCATGGACAGTGTCCGACAGGCTAAGTTGGCTGTGCAGATGGACATCCTTGATGGCCGCTCTTGGT atattctgGGGAATGCGTACCTTTCTCTTTACTTCAGTACTGGCCAGAACCCTAAGATCTCCCAGCAAGCCCTCAGTGCCTATGCCCAAGCA GAGAAGGTTGACAGGACAGCTTCCAGCAATCCTGATCTTCATCTGAACAGGGcaacg GGAAAGGTGAAGACCAGAAAGTTACAGAGCATGCTGGGAAGCTTGCGCCCAGCCCATCTAGGCCCTTGTGGTGATGGGCGCTATCAGTCAGCCTCTGGGCAGAAGGTGACCCTGGAGCGCAAGCCCCTGAGTGCTCTGCAGCCTGGTGTAAATAGTGGAGCTGTGGTCCTGGGAAAGGTGGTGTTCAGCCTTACTATGGAGGAGAAAGTCCCCTT TACATTTGGCCTGGTAGATTCAGATGGACCTTGCTGTGCAGTGATGGTATATAATATGGTGCAGAGCTGGGGAGTGCTCATTGGGGACTCTGTAGCCATCCCTGAGCCTAACCTTCGGCTTCACCGAATTCAGCACAAGGGAAAG GACTATTCCTTTTCCAGTGTTCGTGTGGAGACGCCCCTCCTGCTGGTGGTGAATGGGAAGCCTCAGGGCTCCAGCAGCCAGGCTGCTGCCACAGTGGCATCGAGACCACAGTGTGAATGA